Proteins encoded within one genomic window of Procambarus clarkii isolate CNS0578487 chromosome 31, FALCON_Pclarkii_2.0, whole genome shotgun sequence:
- the LOC123758803 gene encoding nicotinamidase isoform X2, translated as MLDNIFTIFDTNKDHVIDKEEFRYCWQTWIKQVVRPVTALVVVDVQNDFISGSLAISSCPAGQHGEEVIPPINRLLEENRFDMVVYSLDWHPANHVSFIDNVHERLIHESCKITSDDAEVYDTVIFDVHGDGTPMEQKLWPRHCVQNTWGAELHEDLKIAEDAVLVYKGTDPDTDSYSAFWDNNKKSHTSLNEELQKRNVTDLFICGIAYDVCVAATTRHAIEEGYRTMLVDDAARGVCDKDIQATKDHTIANNGLIVHSTQVKSLATGRDRPPVLAYRLALELSKKMKKK; from the exons ATGCTCGACAATATCTTTACCATCTTCGACACCAACAAG GATCATGTGATCGACAAGGAGGAGTTCCGCTACTGCTGGCAGACATGGATCAAGCAG GTTGTGCGGCCTGTgacggctctggtggtggtggatgtacaGAATGACTTCATATCCGGGTCACTTGCCATCAGCAGCTGTCCTGCGGGCCAACATGGCGAGGAG GTAATCCCACCCATCAATCGGCTGTTGGAAGAAAACCGGTTCGATATGGTTGTATACTCGCTAGACTGGCACCCAGCGAACCACGTCTCCTTTATTGACAACGTACACGAGCGTCTCATACACGAGTCCTGCAAG ATCACGAGTGATGATGCCGAGGTGTACGACACGGTCATCTTCGACGTGCACGGAGATGGGACACCCATGGAACAGAAGCTGTGGCCACGACACTGTGTACAGAACACCTGGGGTGCCGAACTCCACGAGGACTTGAAG ATTGCAGAAGATGCTGTGTTAGTGTATAAGGGAACAGACCCAGACACAGATTCCTACAGTGCTTTCTGGGATAACAACAAGAAATCACACACATCTTTAAATGAGGAACTGCAAAAGAGGAATGTCACAGATTTATTTATCTGTGGTATTGCTTATGATGTGTGTGTTG CAGCGACAACTAGACATGCCATTGAGGAGGGCTACCGGACTATGCTTGTGGATGACGCAGCCAGAGGGGTTTGTGACAAGGATATCCAAGCTACCAAAGATCACACTATAGCCAATAACGGCCTCATTGTCCACTCTACACAG GTCAAGAGTCTGGCCACTGGTCGTGACAGACCTCCAGTGCTGGCATATAGACTAGCCCTTGAGCTCTCCAAGAAGATGAAAAAGAAATAA